A region of Paenibacillus thiaminolyticus DNA encodes the following proteins:
- a CDS encoding transposase has product MTKEQEHNQYKMNPMSRDRVEVDGIYANEWGREEVLHRGQHFPSDPQLGASEWELKEFMFDNHHEGRTDPRLVPKAEEEPPKQTHPRKHTDRGDK; this is encoded by the coding sequence ATGACAAAAGAACAGGAGCATAATCAATATAAGATGAATCCCATGTCCCGCGACAGGGTCGAGGTGGACGGCATATATGCGAATGAATGGGGACGGGAAGAAGTGCTTCACCGCGGCCAGCACTTCCCCTCGGATCCGCAATTGGGCGCATCCGAGTGGGAGCTGAAGGAGTTCATGTTCGACAATCACCATGAAGGCCGGACCGATCCCCGGCTCGTGCCTAAAGCGGAAGAAGAACCGCCGAAGCAGACGCATCCGCGCAAGCATACCGATCGGGGCGATAAATAA
- the coxB gene encoding cytochrome c oxidase subunit II produces MMKRWHAVKRLLPLLAGLVLLLSACGRADLSALNPQGPIAEGQFGLMKIAISIMTLVVVAVFALSIYAVIRFRRRPGDQSIPKQVEGNHKMEVIWTVIPILLLIILAVPTVKYVFAFAEDYSKDPDAIKVKVTAHQFWWEFEYPELGVHTAQDMIIPAGKNVAVELRTVDVLHSFWVPALAGKMDTNPSGNVNKMYFSANQVGVYRGKCAELCGQSHALMEFKVKSVSEETFNAWVNEMKAEPKPFEGDAQVAESFKQNCLTCHAIDNAPSLGPNLKGTGSREAVAGIMLNRDTIDEPIEQQVVEDHLRQWILNPQKVKPGNTMPKFEGVLSEQELDGIVKYLAEYKLDSLKEINKQ; encoded by the coding sequence ATGATGAAACGGTGGCATGCAGTGAAGCGACTCCTTCCTCTGTTAGCCGGGCTCGTCTTGCTGCTCAGTGCTTGTGGACGCGCGGATTTGTCCGCTCTCAATCCGCAGGGTCCGATAGCAGAGGGTCAGTTCGGTCTGATGAAGATTGCGATTTCGATTATGACGCTCGTAGTCGTTGCCGTATTCGCGCTTTCCATTTATGCCGTCATCCGCTTCCGCAGACGGCCGGGTGACCAATCGATTCCGAAGCAAGTAGAAGGCAATCACAAGATGGAAGTTATTTGGACGGTTATTCCGATTCTCCTCTTGATTATTCTGGCAGTGCCGACCGTGAAGTATGTGTTTGCCTTCGCTGAAGATTACAGCAAGGATCCGGACGCGATCAAGGTGAAGGTAACTGCGCACCAGTTCTGGTGGGAGTTCGAATATCCTGAACTGGGCGTACATACAGCACAGGATATGATCATTCCGGCCGGGAAAAACGTGGCGGTCGAATTGCGGACGGTTGACGTTCTTCACTCGTTCTGGGTACCTGCTCTGGCAGGGAAGATGGACACCAACCCGTCGGGCAACGTGAACAAGATGTACTTCAGCGCGAACCAGGTTGGGGTATACCGGGGCAAATGCGCCGAGTTGTGCGGACAGTCCCACGCCTTGATGGAGTTCAAAGTCAAATCGGTAAGCGAGGAGACATTTAACGCTTGGGTTAATGAGATGAAGGCAGAGCCGAAGCCGTTCGAAGGCGATGCGCAAGTCGCCGAGAGCTTCAAGCAGAACTGCCTGACCTGCCACGCGATCGATAATGCGCCTTCCCTCGGCCCGAACTTGAAGGGAACGGGAAGCCGCGAAGCTGTCGCCGGCATCATGCTCAACCGGGATACGATTGACGAACCGATTGAACAGCAAGTGGTGGAAGATCATTTGCGCCAGTGGATTCTGAATCCGCAGAAGGTGAAGCCAGGGAATACGATGCCTAAATTCGAGGGCGTATTGTCAGAGCAAGAGCTTGACGGCATTGTGAAATATCTGGCGGAATACAAACTTGATTCTCTGAAAGAAATCAATAAGCAATAG
- a CDS encoding MFS transporter, translating to MKGLRGLGLGRDIALLAIILFFVEFVRGAALISFIPIYGKNTLHISLAIIGTAITAHYLTDTILKMGIGYLLDRFSPRLIINAGLLISFAGIGLFYYGSSDWLFIAAAALYGVGISPVWIVCLTKVKEENRAAQMGFLYMIWLVGMGAGPVVLNLIVDKHPQTAYLLLFALSGIAWVLSFFVGGGRQQLADAAPVPFRQQWDALLVKVKAMKPLLPGMILQTLGASMLVPILPTFAAEALSFSSQQYSVLLVLGGGFTVLGLVPMGKWSDRVGRKPFLIIGFGIFGLALASLSLYPSVIFAYGLAVLLGISYSAVLPAWNALLALYVPPGHKGLGWSLLSTVEGIGVLLGPVIGGVIANVSSAGTVIWISAGLFTAISIIYLLFPSRWFAER from the coding sequence TTGAAGGGATTACGCGGACTTGGATTAGGCAGAGATATCGCATTGCTGGCTATTATTTTGTTCTTTGTGGAATTCGTTCGGGGGGCGGCCCTGATTTCATTTATTCCGATCTACGGGAAAAATACATTGCATATTAGCCTGGCCATTATCGGAACCGCCATTACGGCTCACTATTTAACAGATACGATTCTGAAAATGGGGATTGGATATTTGCTTGACCGCTTCTCCCCCAGGCTCATTATCAATGCTGGATTGTTGATATCCTTCGCGGGCATCGGCCTGTTCTATTACGGTTCAAGCGACTGGCTATTCATCGCAGCGGCCGCCCTGTATGGCGTCGGCATCTCCCCGGTATGGATCGTGTGCCTCACCAAGGTGAAGGAAGAGAACCGGGCCGCGCAAATGGGCTTTCTCTATATGATCTGGCTTGTCGGGATGGGGGCGGGCCCGGTCGTGCTCAATCTGATCGTGGACAAGCATCCGCAGACCGCCTATCTGCTTCTGTTCGCCTTATCGGGTATCGCCTGGGTGCTCAGCTTCTTCGTCGGGGGCGGCAGGCAGCAGTTGGCCGATGCGGCTCCCGTTCCGTTCCGGCAGCAGTGGGACGCTCTGCTCGTGAAGGTGAAGGCGATGAAGCCGCTTCTCCCGGGCATGATCCTGCAGACGCTGGGCGCGAGCATGCTCGTCCCGATTCTGCCGACCTTCGCCGCGGAGGCGCTCTCCTTCTCGAGCCAGCAGTATTCGGTCCTGCTCGTGCTTGGCGGCGGCTTCACCGTGCTCGGACTTGTCCCGATGGGCAAATGGTCGGACCGCGTCGGCCGCAAGCCGTTCCTGATTATCGGCTTCGGCATCTTCGGCCTGGCGCTTGCCTCACTGTCTCTTTATCCATCGGTTATCTTCGCTTACGGACTGGCCGTACTGCTCGGAATATCCTATTCCGCGGTGCTGCCGGCCTGGAACGCGCTGCTGGCGCTATATGTCCCGCCGGGGCATAAAGGTCTGGGCTGGAGCCTGCTCTCCACCGTGGAAGGGATCGGCGTGCTGCTCGGTCCCGTTATCGGAGGTGTCATCGCGAACGTGTCGTCCGCCGGCACAGTCATCTGGATCAGCGCGGGCCTGTTCACCGCGATTTCGATTATTTATTTGTTGTTCCCGTCACGATGGTTTGCAGAAAGGTAA
- the ctaD gene encoding cytochrome c oxidase subunit I yields the protein MDWLTTVDHKKIGILYLIAGGIFFGIGGIEAILIRIQLIKPNFEFVDAQLFNELITMHGTTMIFLGAMPLIFALMNAIVPLQIGARDVAFPFLNALGFWTFFFGGLLLNLSWLLGGVPDAGWTSYVPLSSTEYSQHHGVDFYVLGLQISGLGTLIGGINFLATIINMRAPGMSFMRMPMFTWTAFITSALILFAFPAVTVGLVLLMFDRLFGGNFFYTPNGGNVILWQHIFWLFGHPEVYILILPAFGIISDVVSTFSRKRLFGYSSMVFATVLIGFLGFMVWAHHMFTVGLGPVANALFSIATMLIAVPTGIKIFNWVFTLWGGSIKFTTANLFAVGFIPTFVMGGVTGVMLAAAPADFQFHDTYFVVAHFHYTIVGGLILGLFAGFHYWWPKMFGRMLNETIGKATFWMFWIGFQLTFFIQHFLGLIGMQRRVFTYLPNQGFDTMNLVSTIGALMMGVGVLLFLANVIISHRQKQVVGNDPWEDGRTLEWTIPSPPPEYNFKQTPLVRGYDAWWKEKMEGRTEMTPAEPVGAIHMPSPSILPFMMSVGLFIAGFGFMFAKDDFKNGALNFLFNNHLIAILGLVITFACMVVRSLKDDHGYHIEPEEMEQKGVKA from the coding sequence ATGGATTGGCTGACGACGGTCGACCATAAGAAGATAGGTATTCTTTACCTTATTGCCGGAGGGATATTCTTCGGTATCGGCGGTATTGAGGCCATCTTAATACGTATACAATTGATCAAACCGAATTTCGAGTTCGTGGATGCGCAGTTATTCAACGAATTGATTACGATGCATGGGACGACCATGATCTTCCTGGGCGCCATGCCACTGATATTCGCCCTCATGAATGCGATAGTACCGCTGCAGATCGGGGCGCGGGACGTTGCGTTTCCGTTCCTGAATGCGCTCGGCTTCTGGACATTCTTCTTCGGTGGGTTGCTTCTCAACCTGAGCTGGCTGTTGGGCGGAGTGCCTGACGCAGGCTGGACCTCCTATGTTCCATTGTCCAGCACGGAGTACAGCCAGCATCACGGAGTTGACTTCTATGTTCTCGGTCTGCAGATTTCCGGTCTTGGCACGCTGATCGGCGGGATCAACTTCCTGGCTACGATCATCAACATGCGCGCGCCGGGTATGTCGTTCATGCGGATGCCGATGTTTACCTGGACGGCGTTCATTACGTCCGCGCTCATTTTGTTCGCTTTCCCTGCCGTTACGGTAGGTCTCGTATTGCTCATGTTCGACCGTCTCTTCGGAGGGAACTTTTTCTATACTCCGAATGGAGGTAACGTCATTCTATGGCAGCATATTTTCTGGTTGTTCGGTCACCCTGAAGTATATATTCTGATTCTTCCTGCGTTCGGTATTATCTCGGATGTCGTCAGCACATTCTCGCGCAAGCGTCTGTTCGGGTACAGTTCCATGGTGTTCGCCACCGTGCTTATCGGGTTCCTGGGCTTCATGGTCTGGGCGCACCACATGTTCACGGTTGGCCTTGGGCCGGTTGCCAACGCGCTCTTCTCGATAGCGACGATGCTGATTGCCGTTCCGACGGGGATCAAAATATTTAACTGGGTATTTACGTTATGGGGCGGTTCGATCAAGTTCACTACTGCCAATCTGTTTGCAGTGGGCTTCATCCCTACGTTCGTTATGGGGGGGGTCACCGGGGTCATGCTGGCCGCGGCGCCGGCAGACTTCCAGTTCCACGACACCTATTTCGTCGTAGCTCACTTCCACTATACGATTGTAGGCGGGCTTATCCTTGGTCTGTTCGCAGGCTTCCATTACTGGTGGCCGAAGATGTTCGGCCGGATGCTGAACGAGACAATAGGCAAGGCCACGTTCTGGATGTTCTGGATTGGCTTCCAGCTGACGTTCTTCATCCAGCACTTCCTAGGCTTGATAGGGATGCAGCGCCGCGTCTTTACGTATTTGCCGAACCAAGGCTTCGATACGATGAACCTCGTCAGTACCATCGGGGCACTGATGATGGGGGTTGGGGTATTGCTCTTCCTGGCCAATGTTATTATCTCGCACCGCCAGAAGCAGGTTGTCGGCAACGATCCTTGGGAAGATGGACGCACACTGGAGTGGACGATTCCATCTCCGCCGCCGGAATACAACTTCAAGCAGACGCCGCTTGTCCGCGGCTATGATGCTTGGTGGAAAGAAAAGATGGAAGGCCGTACGGAGATGACGCCGGCCGAGCCGGTTGGAGCGATCCATATGCCTTCACCTTCCATCTTGCCGTTCATGATGTCCGTAGGGCTGTTCATTGCCGGCTTTGGTTTCATGTTCGCCAAGGACGATTTCAAAAATGGGGCGTTGAATTTCCTGTTCAACAACCATCTCATTGCGATTCTTGGATTGGTGATTACTTTCGCCTGTATGGTCGTTCGTTCCCTCAAGGACGATCACGGCTATCATATTGAACCGGAAGAGATGGAGCAGAAGGGGGTAAAAGCATGA
- a CDS encoding cytochrome C oxidase subunit IV family protein translates to MAAQNVASNSSNRRHKHEGKQKHIIAFIFSIVLSLIAFVMVASAGIVNKTFTYILLLVMAVLQVIIQMAYWMHMKDKGHMLPIVFMIGGAFVAFLAIIMAVYWVWW, encoded by the coding sequence ATGGCAGCTCAAAATGTGGCATCCAACTCGTCAAATCGCCGTCATAAGCATGAAGGAAAGCAAAAGCATATCATTGCTTTTATCTTCTCCATCGTACTGTCGCTTATCGCCTTTGTAATGGTAGCTTCCGCCGGTATCGTGAACAAAACCTTCACCTATATTCTGCTTCTTGTTATGGCTGTTCTGCAGGTCATCATTCAAATGGCCTACTGGATGCATATGAAGGACAAAGGCCATATGCTGCCCATTGTCTTTATGATAGGTGGAGCTTTCGTCGCATTCCTGGCAATTATTATGGCCGTATATTGGGTCTGGTGGTAA
- a CDS encoding cytochrome (ubi)quinol oxidase subunit III produces the protein MSAPAHQADGHWPHEPEKATLDGRNKVIGFWLFLGGEAVLFGTLFATFLALRDQIGDGPAASELFQLPMIATTTAILLVSSLTSVFAVQAMHRKDIKSLITWLIVTVGLGFCFLGLEIYEFVEYVHEGHTFTTSAFSTSFYTLVGFHGAHVAFGVVWISILIGQLFKKGLNLVTAPKVYVSAMYWHFIDVVWVFIFTVVYLMGKVG, from the coding sequence ATGAGCGCACCTGCACACCAGGCTGACGGCCACTGGCCTCACGAACCGGAAAAAGCGACGTTAGACGGCCGCAATAAAGTGATTGGCTTCTGGCTTTTCCTTGGCGGCGAAGCGGTGTTGTTCGGCACGTTGTTCGCGACGTTCCTTGCGCTCCGCGATCAGATAGGCGATGGACCGGCTGCGAGCGAGCTGTTCCAGCTTCCGATGATTGCGACCACGACGGCTATCCTGCTGGTGAGTTCCTTGACGAGCGTATTCGCGGTTCAAGCTATGCATCGCAAGGACATCAAGTCTCTGATTACGTGGTTGATTGTTACCGTCGGCCTTGGCTTCTGCTTCCTCGGATTGGAGATTTACGAGTTCGTCGAGTACGTCCATGAAGGCCATACGTTCACGACAAGCGCCTTCAGTACATCGTTCTATACGCTGGTCGGCTTCCACGGCGCGCACGTTGCCTTCGGCGTCGTCTGGATCTCCATCCTAATCGGCCAGCTCTTCAAGAAAGGACTGAACCTGGTTACAGCGCCTAAAGTCTATGTGTCCGCGATGTACTGGCATTTCATCGACGTCGTATGGGTATTCATCTTTACGGTTGTCTACTTGATGGGAAAGGTGGGATAA